A region from the Symphalangus syndactylus isolate Jambi chromosome 2, NHGRI_mSymSyn1-v2.1_pri, whole genome shotgun sequence genome encodes:
- the GBF1 gene encoding Golgi-specific brefeldin A-resistance guanine nucleotide exchange factor 1 isoform X2, with protein sequence MVDKNIYIIQGEINVVVGAIKRNARWSTHTPLDEERDPLLHSFSHLKEVLNSITELSEIEPNVFLRPFLEVIRSEDTTGPITGLALTSVNKFLSYALIDPTHEGTAEGMENMADAVTHARFVGTDPASDEVVLMKILQILRTLLLTPVGAHLTNESVCEIMQSCFRICFEMRLSELLRKSAEHTLVDMVQLLFTRLPQFKEEPKSYVGTNMKKISPCLLNKLELSSGEQTKALNQLERVLLFKNLKLKMRAGGMSDSSKWKKQKRSPRPPRHMTKVTPGSELPTPNGTTLSSNLTGSMPFIDVPTPISSASSEAASAVVSPSTDSGLEFSSQTTSKEDLTDLEQPGSPGYSTATEPGSSELGVPEQPDLQEGTHVEKSQSASVESIPEVLEECTSPADHSDSASVHDMDYVNPRGVRFTQSSQKEGTALVPYGLPCIRELFRFLISLTNPHDRHNSEVMIHMGLHLLTVALESAPVAQCQTLLGLIKDEMCRHLFQLLSIERLNLYAASLRVCFLLFESMREHLKFQMEMYIKKLMEIITVENPKMPYEMKEMALEAIVQLWRIPSFVTELYINYDCDYYCSNLFEDLTKLLSKNAFPVSGQLYTTHLLSLDALLTVIDSTEAHCQAKVLNSLTQQEKKETARPSCEIVDGTREASNTERTASDGKAVGMASDIPGLHLPGGGWLPPEHGKPGRSDMEEAVDSGADKKFARKPPRFSCLLPDPRELIEIKNKKKLLITGTEQFNQKPKKGIQFLQEKGLLTIPMDNTEVAQWLRENPRLDKKMIGEFVSDRKNIDLLESFVSTFSFQGLRLDEALRLYLEAFRLPGEAPVIQRLLEAFTERWMNCNGSPFANSDACFSLAYAVIMLNTDQHNHNVRKQNAPMTLEEFRKNLKGVNGGKDFEQDILEDMYHAIKNEEIVMPEEQTGLVRENYVWNVLLHRGATPEGIFLRVPTASYDLDLFTMTWGPTIAALSYVFDKSLEETIIQKAISGFRKCAMISAHYGLSDVFDNLIISLCKFTALSSESIENLPSVFGSNPKAHIAAKTVFHLAHRHGDILREGWKNIMEAMLQLFRAQLLPKAMVEVEDFVDPNGKISLQREETPSNRGESTVLSFVSWLTLSGPEQSSVRGPSTENQEAKRVALECIKQCDPEKMITESKFLQLESLQELMKALVSVTPDEETYDEEDAAFCLEMLLRIVLENRDRVGCVWQTVRDHLYHLCVQAQDFCFLVERAVVGLLRLAIRLLRREEISGQVLLSLRILLLMKPSVLSRVSHQVAYGLHELLKTNAANIHSGDDWATLFTLLECIGSGVKPPAALQATARADAPDAGAQSDSELSSYHQNDVSLDRGYTSDSEVYTDHGRPGKIHRSATDADVVNSGWLVVGKDDIDNSKPGPSHPGPSPLINQYSLTVGLDLGPHDTKSLLKCVESLSFIVRDAAHITPDNFELCVKTLRIFVEASLNGGGSGCKSQEKRGKSHKYDSKGNRFKKKSKEGSMLRRPRTSSQHASRGGQSDDDEDEGVPASYHTVSLQVSQDLLDLMHTLHTRAASIYSSWAEEQRHLETGGQKIEADSRTLWAHCWCPLLQGIACLCCDARRQVRMQALTYLQRALLVHDLQKLDALEWESCFNKVLFPLLTKLLENISPADVGGMEETRMRASTLLSKVFLQHLSPLLSLSTFAALWLTILDFMDKYMHAGSSDLLSEAIPESLKNMLLVMDTAEIFHSADARGGGPSALWEITWERIDCFLPHLRDELFKQTVIQDPIPMEPHGQKPLASAHLTSAAGDTRSPGHPPPPEIPSELGACDFEKPEGPRAASSSSPGSPVASSPSRLSPTPDGPPPLAQPPLILQPLASPLQVGVPPMTLPIILNPALIEATSPVPLLATPRPTDPIPTSEVN encoded by the exons ATCCCACCCATGAGGGCACAGCAGAGGGCATGGAGAACATGGCGGATGCTGTCACCCATGCTCGTTTTGTGGGCACTGATCCTGCCAGTGATGAAGTTGTCCTGATGAAAATCCTTCAG ATTCTACGGACTCTGCTGCTAACCCCAGTGGGTGCCCACCTTACCAATGAATCTGTGTGTGAGATTATGCAGTCTTGCTTCCGGATCTGCTTTGAAATGAGGCTCAGTG AGTTATTGAGAAAATCCGCAGAGCACACTCTCGTAGACATGGTGCAGCTGCTCTTCACAAG GTTACCTCAGTTTAAAGAAGAACCCAAGAGCTATGTGGGGACCAACATGAAGAAG ATATCTCCATGTCTCCTCAACAAACTGGAGCTAAGTAGTGGGGAGCAGACCAAAGCCCTGAACCAGTTAGAGAGGGTACTACTCTTTAAGAACCTCaag CTGAAAATGAGAGCTGGAGGCATGAGTGATTCAtccaaatggaagaaacagaAGAGATCCCCTCGGCCCCCACGCCATATGACCAAAGTCACACCAGGTTCAGAGCTGCCCACTCCCAATGGAACCACCTTATCATCTAACCTCACTG GCAGCATGCCCTTCATTGATGTGCCCACTCCCATCTCCTCTGCAAGTTCAGAAGCTGCCTCAGCAGTGGTCAGTCCCTCTACAGACAGTGGCCTGGAATTCTCCTCCCAAACCACTTCCAAGGAAGACCTTACTGATCTAGAGCAACCTGGCTCTCCAGGGTACAGCACAGCTACAGAACCTGGGAGCAGTGAGCTAGGTGTTCCCGAGCAGCCTGACCTCCAG GAAGGGACCCATGTGGAAAAGTCCCAGTCAGCATCTGTGGAGTCCATCCCTGAAGTGTTAGAGGAGTGCACGTCCCCTGCCGACCACTCTGACTCTGCCTCTGTCCATGACATGGATTACGTCAATCCCCGGGGCGTGCGCTTTACACAGTCCTCCCAGAAAGAAG GCACAGCTTTGGTCCCCTATGGTCTTCCCTGCATCCGCGAGCTCTTCCGCTTCCTCATCTCCCTCACCAATCCACACGACCGCCATAACTCAGAGGTTATGATTCACATGGGACTGCATTTGCTGACAGTGGCCCTTGAGTCAGCCCCTGTAGCCCAGTGCCAGACCCTCTTGGGCCTCATCAAGGATGAGATGTGCCGTCACTTATTCCAG CTACTCAGCATAGAGCGACTGAACCTTTATGCTGCTTCCCTGCGAGTATGCTTCCTACTGTTTGAGAGCATGCGAGAGCACCTCAAGTTCCAAATGGAG atgtacatcaaaaagcttatggaGATCATCACTGTGGAGAACCCCAAGATGCCTTACGAGATGAAGGAGATGGCACTGGAGGCCATTGTGCAGCTCTGGCGCATCCCCAGCTTTGTCACAGAGCTCTACATCAACTATGATTGTGACTACTACTGTTCCAACCTCTTTGAGGATCTCACAAAGCTGCTGTCCAAG AATGCCTTCCCTGTGTCTGGTCAACTCTATACAACACACCTACTATCTCTTGATGCCCTATTGACAGTGATTGACAGCACCGAGGCCCACTGCcaggccaaagtcctcaacagCCTCACCCAGCAAGAGAAGAAGGAGACAGCCAGACCAAGCTGTGAGATAGTAGATGGCACCCGAGAAGCTAGCAATA CTGAGAGAACTGCCAGCGATGGGAAAGCTGTAGGCATGGCCTCAGACATCCCAGGCCTGCATCTGCCAGGTGGAGGGTGGCTGCCACCAGAACATGGGAAACCAGGACGCAGTGATATGGAGGAAGCTGTTGACTCTGGGG CTGACAAAAAGTTTGCCCGGAAGCCACCTCGATTTTCCTGTCTCCTGCCAGATCCACGGGAactaattgaaattaaaaacaaaaagaag CTGCTAATCACTGGCACAGAGCAGTTCAATCAGAAACCAAAGAAGGGGATTCAGTTTCTGCAAGAGAAAGGCCTCCTCACCATCCCAATGGACAACACAGAGGTTGCTCAGTGGCTCCGAGAGAACCCTCGGCTGGACAAGAAGATGATTGGAGAGTTTGTGAGTGACCGCAAAAACATTGACCTGTTGGAGAGCTTTGTGAG CACCTTCAGTTTTCAGGGTCTGCGACTGGACGAAGCTCTCCGCCTCTACCTGGAAGCCTTCCGTTTGCCTGGGGAAGCACCAGTCATCCAGAGGTTGCTGGAGGCATTCACAGAGCGTTGGATG AATTGTAATGGCTCCCCATTTGCCAATAGCGATGCCTGCTTTTCCCTGGCCTATGCTGTCATCATGCTTAATACTGACCAGCACAACCACAATGTTCGTAAACAGAATGCACCCATGACCCTGGAG GAGTTTCGCAAAAATCTAAAAGGTGTGAACGGAGGCAAGGACTTTGAGCAAGACATCCTGGAGGACATGTACCATGCCATCAA GAATGAGGAAATTGTAATGCCTGAGGAACAGACAGGCTTGGTTCGGGAGAACTATGTGTGGAATGTGCTGCTTCATCGAGGTGCCACCCCTGAGGGCATATTCCTGCGTGTGCCTACTGCCAGCTATGATCTTGACCTCTTCACCATGACCTGGGGCCCCACTATTGCTGCTCTCTCTTATGTCTTTGACAAAAGCCTTGAGGAGACAATCATCCAGAAAGCCATCTCAGGCTTCAG GAAGTGCGCCATGATCTCCGCCCACTATGGCCTCAGCGATGTGTTTGACAATCTCATCATCTCTCTATGCAAATTCACAGCTCTCAGCAGTGAG TCTATTGAGAACCTGCCCAGTGTATTTGGAAGCAACCCTAAAGCCCATATTGCAGCCAAGACAGTATTCCATTTGGCCCATCGTCATGGTGACATCTTGCGGGAGGGCTGGAAGAATATCATGGAGGCCATGCTGCAGCTCTTCCGAGCCCAACTACTGCCCAAGGCTATGGTAGAG GTAGAAGATTTTGTGGATCCCAATGGCAAGATCTCTCTACAGCGGGAAGAGACACCATCAAACCG AGGAGAGTCAACAGTGCTGAGCTTTGTGAGCTGGCTAACACTGAGTGGTCCTGAGCAGTCTAGTGTGCGGGGCCCATCCACTGAAAACCAAGAGGCCAAGAGAGTGGCCTTAGAGTGTATAAAG CAATGTGACCCAGAAAAAATGATCACAGAAAGCAAGTTCCTCCAGCTGGAATCACTACAGGAGCTCATGAAG GCTCTGGTCTCAGTGACACCAGATGAAGAGACATATGATGAGGAAGATGCTGCTTTCTGCCTAGAGATGCTGCTAAGGATTGTGTTGGAGAACAG GGATCGTGTGGGCTGTGTGTGGCAGACTGTTCGAGACCATCTATACCACCTCTGTGTTCAGGCACAAGATTTCTGCTTCCTTGTGGAGCGGGCAGTGGTGGGGTTGCTACGCCTGGCCATTCGGCTGCTCCGGAGAGAAGAGATCAGTGGTCAG GTGCTGCTCTCTCTACGCATTTTGCTACTGATGAAACCCAGTGTGCTATCCCGAGTCAGCCACCAGGTTGCGTACGGGCTCCATGAACTCCTGAAGACCAACGCAGCCAACATCCACTCAGGTGATGACTGGGCCACACTCTTCACGCTGCTGGAGTGCATCGGCTCAGGTGTGAAGCCTCCAGCTGCTCTGCAGGCCACAGCCAGAGCAGATGCACCTGATGCTG GGGCCCAGTCAGACAGTGAGCTCTCATCCTACCATCAGAATGATGTGAGCCTGGATCGAGGGTACACTTCCGACTCAGAGGTCTACACTGACCATGGCAGGCCGGGCAAGATACACCGATCAGCCACAGATGCCGATGTGGTCAACAGTGGTTGGTTAGTG GTCGGGAAGGATGACATTGATAACTCCAAGCCAGGGCCCAGCCACCCAGGCCCTTCACCCCTGATCAATCAATACAGCCTAACAGTGGGACTGGATTTGGGGCCACATGACACTAAGTCTCTGCTTAAGTGTGTGGAATCGCTGTCCTTCATCGTGCGTGATGCTGCCCATATCACACCTGACAACTTCGAGCTCTGTGTCAAGACTCTCCGGATCTTTGTGGAGGCCAGTCTGAATGGCGGTGGGTCAG GATGCAAGTCCCAGGAGAAACGTGGCAAGAGTCACAAATATGACAGCAAAGGGAACCGCTTCAAGAAGAAATCCAAAGAGGGATCAATGCTTCGCCGGCCTCGAACCTCCAGCCAACATGCCTCTCGGGGCGGGCAGAGTGATGATGATGAGGACGAAGGCGTGCCTGCCAGCTACCATACGGTGTCTTTACAGGTCAGTCAGGAC TTGCTAGACCTGATGCACACCCTGCACACGCGGGCAGCCTCTATCTACAGCTCATGGGCGGAGGAGCAACGCCACCTGGAGACAGGTGGCCAGAAGATTGAAGCTGATTCTCGCACCCTCTGGGCCCACTGCTGGTGCCCTTTACTGCAGG GTATTGCCTGCCTGTGCTGCGATGCCCGGCGCCAGGTACGGATGCAGGCACTGACCTATCTGCAGCGAGCACTACTTGTACATGATCTGCAAAAGCTAGATGCCCTGGAATGGGAGTCCTGTTTTAACAAG GTGCTGTTTCCTCTACTTACCAAGCTCTTGGAGAACATCAGCCCTGCAGATGTGGGTGGGATGGAGGAGACCCGGATGAGGGCTTCCACATTGCTCTCTAAG GTCTTCCTGCAGCACCTGTCTCCACTGCTGTCACTCTCTACCTTTGCGGCCCTCTGGCTCACCATCTTGGACTTCATGGACAAGTACATGCACGCAGGTTCCAGCGACTTACTG TCAGAGGCGATCCCTGAGTCTCTGAAGAACATGCTTCTGGTGATGGACACAGCGGAGATTTTCCACAGTGCAGATGCACGGGGAGGCGGCCCCTCGGCCCTCTGGGAGATCACCTGGGAACGCATTGACTGTTTTCTGCCTCACCTACGAGATGAACTCTTCAAGCAGACCGTCATCCAGG ACCCCATACCCATGGAGCCTCATGGCCAAAAGCCTCTCGCCTCAGCCCACCTGACTTCCGCTGCTGGCGACACCAGGTCACCTGGCCATCCACCGCCCCCAGAGATTCCATCTGAGCTGGGGGCCTGTG ACTTTGAGAAGCCTGAAGGCCCCCGAGCCGCCAGCAGCAGCTCCCCAGGATCACCAGTGGCCTCAAGCCCCAGCAGGCTGAGCCCCACCCCCGATGGGCCTCCACCCTTGGCTCAGCCCCCACTGATCCTGCAGCCCTTGGCCTCCCCACTGCAGGTGGGCGTGCCACCTATGACTCTGCCCATCATCCTCAACCCTGCGCTCATCGAGGCCACCTCACCAGTGCCCCTCCTGGCCACACCCCGCCCCACAGATCCCATACCCACCTCTGAGGTCAACTAA
- the GBF1 gene encoding Golgi-specific brefeldin A-resistance guanine nucleotide exchange factor 1 isoform X20 has translation MVDKNIYIIQGEINVVVGAIKRNARWSTHTPLDEERDPLLHSFSHLKEVLNSITELSEIEPNVFLRPFLEVIRSEDTTGPITGLALTSVNKFLSYALIDPTHEGTAEGMENMADAVTHARFVGTDPASDEVVLMKILQILRTLLLTPVGAHLTNESVCEIMQSCFRICFEMRLSELLRKSAEHTLVDMVQLLFTRLPQFKEEPKSYVGTNMKKISPCLLNKLELSSGEQTKALNQLERVLLFKNLKLKMRAGGMSDSSKWKKQKRSPRPPRHMTKVTPGSELPTPNGTTLSSNLTGSMPFIDVPTPISSASSEAASAVVSPSTDSGLEFSSQTTSKEDLTDLEQPGSPGYSTATEPGSSELGVPEQPDLQEGTHVEKSQSASVESIPEVLEECTSPADHSDSASVHDMDYVNPRGVRFTQSSQKEGTALVPYGLPCIRELFRFLISLTNPHDRHNSEVMIHMGLHLLTVALESAPVAQCQTLLGLIKDEMCRHLFQLLSIERLNLYAASLRVCFLLFESMREHLKFQMEMYIKKLMEIITVENPKMPYEMKEMALEAIVQLWRIPSFVTELYINYDCDYYCSNLFEDLTKLLSKNAFPVSGQLYTTHLLSLDALLTVIDSTEAHCQAKVLNSLTQQEKKETARPSCEIVDGTREASNTERTASDGKAVGMASDIPGLHLPGGGWLPPEHGKPGRSDMEEAVDSGADKKFARKPPRFSCLLPDPRELIEIKNKKKLLITGTEQFNQKPKKGIQFLQEKGLLTIPMDNTEVAQWLRENPRLDKKMIGEFVSDRKNIDLLESFVSTFSFQGLRLDEALRLYLEAFRLPGEAPVIQRLLEAFTERWMNCNGSPFANSDACFSLAYAVIMLNTDQHNHNVRKQNAPMTLEEFRKNLKGVNGGKDFEQDILEDMYHAIKNEEIVMPEEQTGLVRENYVWNVLLHRGATPEGIFLRVPTASYDLDLFTMTWGPTIAALSYVFDKSLEETIIQKAISGFRKCAMISAHYGLSDVFDNLIISLCKFTALSSESIENLPSVFGSNPKAHIAAKTVFHLAHRHGDILREGWKNIMEAMLQLFRAQLLPKAMVEVEDFVDPNGKISLQREETPSNRGESTVLSFVSWLTLSGPEQSSVRGPSTENQEAKRVALECIKQCDPEKMITESKFLQLESLQELMKALVSVTPDEETYDEEDAAFCLEMLLRIVLENRDRVGCVWQTVRDHLYHLCVQAQDFCFLVERAVVGLLRLAIRLLRREEISGQVLLSLRILLLMKPSVLSRVSHQVAYGLHELLKTNAANIHSGDDWATLFTLLECIGSGVKPPAALQATARADAPDAGAQSDSELSSYHQNDVSLDRGYTSDSEVYTDHGRPGKIHRSATDADVVNSGWLVVGKDDIDNSKPGPSHPGPSPLINQYSLTVGLDLGPHDTKSLLKCVESLSFIVRDAAHITPDNFELCVKTLRIFVEASLNGGCKSQEKRGKSHKYDSKGNRFKKKSKEGSMLRRPRTSSQHASRGGQSDDDEDEGVPASYHTVSLQLLDLMHTLHTRAASIYSSWAEEQRHLETGGQKIEADSRTLWAHCWCPLLQGIACLCCDARRQVRMQALTYLQRALLVHDLQKLDALEWESCFNKVLFPLLTKLLENISPADVGGMEETRMRASTLLSKVFLQHLSPLLSLSTFAALWLTILDFMDKYMHAGSSDLLSEAIPESLKNMLLVMDTAEIFHSADARGGGPSALWEITWERIDCFLPHLRDELFKQTVIQDFEKPEGPRAASSSSPGSPVASSPSRLSPTPDGPPPLAQPPLILQPLASPLQVGVPPMTLPIILNPALIEATSPVPLLATPRPTDPIPTSEVN, from the exons ATCCCACCCATGAGGGCACAGCAGAGGGCATGGAGAACATGGCGGATGCTGTCACCCATGCTCGTTTTGTGGGCACTGATCCTGCCAGTGATGAAGTTGTCCTGATGAAAATCCTTCAG ATTCTACGGACTCTGCTGCTAACCCCAGTGGGTGCCCACCTTACCAATGAATCTGTGTGTGAGATTATGCAGTCTTGCTTCCGGATCTGCTTTGAAATGAGGCTCAGTG AGTTATTGAGAAAATCCGCAGAGCACACTCTCGTAGACATGGTGCAGCTGCTCTTCACAAG GTTACCTCAGTTTAAAGAAGAACCCAAGAGCTATGTGGGGACCAACATGAAGAAG ATATCTCCATGTCTCCTCAACAAACTGGAGCTAAGTAGTGGGGAGCAGACCAAAGCCCTGAACCAGTTAGAGAGGGTACTACTCTTTAAGAACCTCaag CTGAAAATGAGAGCTGGAGGCATGAGTGATTCAtccaaatggaagaaacagaAGAGATCCCCTCGGCCCCCACGCCATATGACCAAAGTCACACCAGGTTCAGAGCTGCCCACTCCCAATGGAACCACCTTATCATCTAACCTCACTG GCAGCATGCCCTTCATTGATGTGCCCACTCCCATCTCCTCTGCAAGTTCAGAAGCTGCCTCAGCAGTGGTCAGTCCCTCTACAGACAGTGGCCTGGAATTCTCCTCCCAAACCACTTCCAAGGAAGACCTTACTGATCTAGAGCAACCTGGCTCTCCAGGGTACAGCACAGCTACAGAACCTGGGAGCAGTGAGCTAGGTGTTCCCGAGCAGCCTGACCTCCAG GAAGGGACCCATGTGGAAAAGTCCCAGTCAGCATCTGTGGAGTCCATCCCTGAAGTGTTAGAGGAGTGCACGTCCCCTGCCGACCACTCTGACTCTGCCTCTGTCCATGACATGGATTACGTCAATCCCCGGGGCGTGCGCTTTACACAGTCCTCCCAGAAAGAAG GCACAGCTTTGGTCCCCTATGGTCTTCCCTGCATCCGCGAGCTCTTCCGCTTCCTCATCTCCCTCACCAATCCACACGACCGCCATAACTCAGAGGTTATGATTCACATGGGACTGCATTTGCTGACAGTGGCCCTTGAGTCAGCCCCTGTAGCCCAGTGCCAGACCCTCTTGGGCCTCATCAAGGATGAGATGTGCCGTCACTTATTCCAG CTACTCAGCATAGAGCGACTGAACCTTTATGCTGCTTCCCTGCGAGTATGCTTCCTACTGTTTGAGAGCATGCGAGAGCACCTCAAGTTCCAAATGGAG atgtacatcaaaaagcttatggaGATCATCACTGTGGAGAACCCCAAGATGCCTTACGAGATGAAGGAGATGGCACTGGAGGCCATTGTGCAGCTCTGGCGCATCCCCAGCTTTGTCACAGAGCTCTACATCAACTATGATTGTGACTACTACTGTTCCAACCTCTTTGAGGATCTCACAAAGCTGCTGTCCAAG AATGCCTTCCCTGTGTCTGGTCAACTCTATACAACACACCTACTATCTCTTGATGCCCTATTGACAGTGATTGACAGCACCGAGGCCCACTGCcaggccaaagtcctcaacagCCTCACCCAGCAAGAGAAGAAGGAGACAGCCAGACCAAGCTGTGAGATAGTAGATGGCACCCGAGAAGCTAGCAATA CTGAGAGAACTGCCAGCGATGGGAAAGCTGTAGGCATGGCCTCAGACATCCCAGGCCTGCATCTGCCAGGTGGAGGGTGGCTGCCACCAGAACATGGGAAACCAGGACGCAGTGATATGGAGGAAGCTGTTGACTCTGGGG CTGACAAAAAGTTTGCCCGGAAGCCACCTCGATTTTCCTGTCTCCTGCCAGATCCACGGGAactaattgaaattaaaaacaaaaagaag CTGCTAATCACTGGCACAGAGCAGTTCAATCAGAAACCAAAGAAGGGGATTCAGTTTCTGCAAGAGAAAGGCCTCCTCACCATCCCAATGGACAACACAGAGGTTGCTCAGTGGCTCCGAGAGAACCCTCGGCTGGACAAGAAGATGATTGGAGAGTTTGTGAGTGACCGCAAAAACATTGACCTGTTGGAGAGCTTTGTGAG CACCTTCAGTTTTCAGGGTCTGCGACTGGACGAAGCTCTCCGCCTCTACCTGGAAGCCTTCCGTTTGCCTGGGGAAGCACCAGTCATCCAGAGGTTGCTGGAGGCATTCACAGAGCGTTGGATG AATTGTAATGGCTCCCCATTTGCCAATAGCGATGCCTGCTTTTCCCTGGCCTATGCTGTCATCATGCTTAATACTGACCAGCACAACCACAATGTTCGTAAACAGAATGCACCCATGACCCTGGAG GAGTTTCGCAAAAATCTAAAAGGTGTGAACGGAGGCAAGGACTTTGAGCAAGACATCCTGGAGGACATGTACCATGCCATCAA GAATGAGGAAATTGTAATGCCTGAGGAACAGACAGGCTTGGTTCGGGAGAACTATGTGTGGAATGTGCTGCTTCATCGAGGTGCCACCCCTGAGGGCATATTCCTGCGTGTGCCTACTGCCAGCTATGATCTTGACCTCTTCACCATGACCTGGGGCCCCACTATTGCTGCTCTCTCTTATGTCTTTGACAAAAGCCTTGAGGAGACAATCATCCAGAAAGCCATCTCAGGCTTCAG GAAGTGCGCCATGATCTCCGCCCACTATGGCCTCAGCGATGTGTTTGACAATCTCATCATCTCTCTATGCAAATTCACAGCTCTCAGCAGTGAG TCTATTGAGAACCTGCCCAGTGTATTTGGAAGCAACCCTAAAGCCCATATTGCAGCCAAGACAGTATTCCATTTGGCCCATCGTCATGGTGACATCTTGCGGGAGGGCTGGAAGAATATCATGGAGGCCATGCTGCAGCTCTTCCGAGCCCAACTACTGCCCAAGGCTATGGTAGAG GTAGAAGATTTTGTGGATCCCAATGGCAAGATCTCTCTACAGCGGGAAGAGACACCATCAAACCG AGGAGAGTCAACAGTGCTGAGCTTTGTGAGCTGGCTAACACTGAGTGGTCCTGAGCAGTCTAGTGTGCGGGGCCCATCCACTGAAAACCAAGAGGCCAAGAGAGTGGCCTTAGAGTGTATAAAG CAATGTGACCCAGAAAAAATGATCACAGAAAGCAAGTTCCTCCAGCTGGAATCACTACAGGAGCTCATGAAG GCTCTGGTCTCAGTGACACCAGATGAAGAGACATATGATGAGGAAGATGCTGCTTTCTGCCTAGAGATGCTGCTAAGGATTGTGTTGGAGAACAG GGATCGTGTGGGCTGTGTGTGGCAGACTGTTCGAGACCATCTATACCACCTCTGTGTTCAGGCACAAGATTTCTGCTTCCTTGTGGAGCGGGCAGTGGTGGGGTTGCTACGCCTGGCCATTCGGCTGCTCCGGAGAGAAGAGATCAGTGGTCAG GTGCTGCTCTCTCTACGCATTTTGCTACTGATGAAACCCAGTGTGCTATCCCGAGTCAGCCACCAGGTTGCGTACGGGCTCCATGAACTCCTGAAGACCAACGCAGCCAACATCCACTCAGGTGATGACTGGGCCACACTCTTCACGCTGCTGGAGTGCATCGGCTCAGGTGTGAAGCCTCCAGCTGCTCTGCAGGCCACAGCCAGAGCAGATGCACCTGATGCTG GGGCCCAGTCAGACAGTGAGCTCTCATCCTACCATCAGAATGATGTGAGCCTGGATCGAGGGTACACTTCCGACTCAGAGGTCTACACTGACCATGGCAGGCCGGGCAAGATACACCGATCAGCCACAGATGCCGATGTGGTCAACAGTGGTTGGTTAGTG GTCGGGAAGGATGACATTGATAACTCCAAGCCAGGGCCCAGCCACCCAGGCCCTTCACCCCTGATCAATCAATACAGCCTAACAGTGGGACTGGATTTGGGGCCACATGACACTAAGTCTCTGCTTAAGTGTGTGGAATCGCTGTCCTTCATCGTGCGTGATGCTGCCCATATCACACCTGACAACTTCGAGCTCTGTGTCAAGACTCTCCGGATCTTTGTGGAGGCCAGTCTGAATGGCG GATGCAAGTCCCAGGAGAAACGTGGCAAGAGTCACAAATATGACAGCAAAGGGAACCGCTTCAAGAAGAAATCCAAAGAGGGATCAATGCTTCGCCGGCCTCGAACCTCCAGCCAACATGCCTCTCGGGGCGGGCAGAGTGATGATGATGAGGACGAAGGCGTGCCTGCCAGCTACCATACGGTGTCTTTACAG TTGCTAGACCTGATGCACACCCTGCACACGCGGGCAGCCTCTATCTACAGCTCATGGGCGGAGGAGCAACGCCACCTGGAGACAGGTGGCCAGAAGATTGAAGCTGATTCTCGCACCCTCTGGGCCCACTGCTGGTGCCCTTTACTGCAGG GTATTGCCTGCCTGTGCTGCGATGCCCGGCGCCAGGTACGGATGCAGGCACTGACCTATCTGCAGCGAGCACTACTTGTACATGATCTGCAAAAGCTAGATGCCCTGGAATGGGAGTCCTGTTTTAACAAG GTGCTGTTTCCTCTACTTACCAAGCTCTTGGAGAACATCAGCCCTGCAGATGTGGGTGGGATGGAGGAGACCCGGATGAGGGCTTCCACATTGCTCTCTAAG GTCTTCCTGCAGCACCTGTCTCCACTGCTGTCACTCTCTACCTTTGCGGCCCTCTGGCTCACCATCTTGGACTTCATGGACAAGTACATGCACGCAGGTTCCAGCGACTTACTG TCAGAGGCGATCCCTGAGTCTCTGAAGAACATGCTTCTGGTGATGGACACAGCGGAGATTTTCCACAGTGCAGATGCACGGGGAGGCGGCCCCTCGGCCCTCTGGGAGATCACCTGGGAACGCATTGACTGTTTTCTGCCTCACCTACGAGATGAACTCTTCAAGCAGACCGTCATCCAGG ACTTTGAGAAGCCTGAAGGCCCCCGAGCCGCCAGCAGCAGCTCCCCAGGATCACCAGTGGCCTCAAGCCCCAGCAGGCTGAGCCCCACCCCCGATGGGCCTCCACCCTTGGCTCAGCCCCCACTGATCCTGCAGCCCTTGGCCTCCCCACTGCAGGTGGGCGTGCCACCTATGACTCTGCCCATCATCCTCAACCCTGCGCTCATCGAGGCCACCTCACCAGTGCCCCTCCTGGCCACACCCCGCCCCACAGATCCCATACCCACCTCTGAGGTCAACTAA